In Aegilops tauschii subsp. strangulata cultivar AL8/78 chromosome 3, Aet v6.0, whole genome shotgun sequence, one genomic interval encodes:
- the LOC109761892 gene encoding carbamoyl phosphate synthase arginine-specific large chain, chloroplastic, whose amino-acid sequence MATSLSSHSQLRACPSHAHRATVLSRSLLPFPRRHHGSSRRGLSARSASSNGAAQDTAVTVRHFAAEPTKGGKLAGVKKIMILGAGPIVIGQACEFDYSGTQACKALVEEGYEVVLVNSNPATIMTDPDLAHRTYIGPMTPPLVEGIIANERPDALLPTMGGQTALNLAVSLAESGALDRLGVRLIGASLPAIRAAEDRQLFKQAMDRIGLKTPPSGIGTTLEECLAIAKDIGEFPLIVRPAFTLGGTGGGIAYNRAEFEDICRSGLAASHTQQVLVEKSLLGWKEYELEVMRDMADNVVIICSIENIDPMGVHTGDSITVAPAQTLTDKEYQRLRDHSVAIIREIGVECGGSNVQFAVNPADGEVMVIEMNPRVSRSSALASKATGFPIAKMAAKLSVGYTLDQIPNDITKKTPASFEPSIDYVVTKIPRFAFEKFPGSEPILTTQMKSVGESMALGRTFQESFQKAVRSLETGFAGWGCAPIKELDWDWEKIKYSLRVPNPDRIHAVYAAFKKGMRVEDIHEISFIDKWFLTELKELVDVEQFLISKNLDQLSKDDFYQVKRRGFSDKQIAFATSSSESDVRARRSALGVTPTYKRVDTCAAEFEANTPYMYSSYEYECESAPTNRKKVLILGGGPNRIGQGIEFDYCCCHASFALREAGYETIMMNSNPETVSTDYDTSDRLYFEPLTVEDVTNVIDLERPDGIIVQYGGQTPLKLALPIQRHLEEKKLRSASGTGFVKIWGTSPDSIDAAEDRKRFNAILEELGIEQPKGGIARSESDALSIASEVGYPVVVRPSYVLGGRAMEIVYNDEKLIKYLATAVQVDPERPVLVDKYLNDAIEIDIDALADSVGNVVIGGIMEHIEQAGIHSGDSACSLPTRTVSTKCLDIIRSWTTKLAKRLNVCGLMNCQYAITPTGEVYLLEANPRASRTVPFVSKAIGHPLAKYASLIMSGVTLPELGFTKEVIPKHVSVKEAVLPFEKFQGCDILLGPEMRSTGEVMGIDYEFSGAFAKAQIAAGQILPVSGTVFVSLNDLTKRHLAEIGRGFRELGFNIIATSGTAKVLQLEGIPVEPVLKIHEGRPNARDMLKNGQIQVMVITSSGDDLDSRDGLQLRRLALAYKVPIITTVDGARATMDAIKSMKNKSIEILALQDYFQPADAPQKLPAAQVAP is encoded by the exons atggcgaCCTCACTCTCATCCCACTCCCAGCTGCGCGCATGCCCCTCCCACGCCCACCGCGCCACCGTGCTCTCCCGctccctcctccccttcccgCGCCGCCACCACGGCTCCTCCCGCCGCGGCCTctccgcccgctccgcctccTCCAACGGCGCCGCACAGGACACCGCCGTCACCGTACGCCACTTCGCCGCGGAGCCCACCAAGGGCGGCAAGCTCGCCGGCGTCAAGAAGATCATGATTCTCGGCGCGGGGCCTATCGTCATCGGCCAGGCGTGCGAGTTCGACTACTCCGGCACACAGGCCTGCAAGGCGCTCGTCGAGGAGGGATACGAGGTGGTGCTCGTCAACTCCAACCCGGCCACCATCATGACCGACCCCGACCTCGCCCACCGCACTTACATCGGGCCCATGACCCCGCCGCTCGTCGAGGGCATCATCGCCAATGAGCGCCCCGATGCGCTCCTCCCCACCATGGGCGGACAGACGGCGCTCAACCTCGCCGTCTCTCTCGCTGAATCCGGCGCGCTCGATCGGCTCGGTGTGCGCCTCATCGGCGCTTCCCTCCCTGCTATCCGCGCCGCCGAGGACCGCCAGCTCTTCAAGCAGGCCATGGACCGCATCGGACTCAAGACGCCCCCCTCTGGCATCGGCACCACGCTTGAGGAGTGCCTCGCAATCGCCAAGGACATTGGTGAGTTCCCCCTCATTGTCCGACCAGCTTTCACACTTGGTGGCACTGGGGGAGGCATCGCCTATAACAGGGCCGAGTTTGAGGACATTTGCCGGTCTGGTCTGGCGGCTTCACACACGCAGCAGGTGCTTGTGGAGAAATCCCTGCTCGGGTGGAAGGAGTACGAGCTGGAGGTGATGCGTGACATGGCTGACAATGTGGTCATCATCTGCTCCATTGAGAACATCGACCCCATGGGCGTGCATACAGGTGATTCGATCACGGTAGCGCCTGCTCAGACGCTCACTGACAAGGAGTACCAGAGACTCAGGGACCATTCGGTGgccatcatccgggagattggtGTGGAATGCGGTGGCTCCAATGTGCAGTTCGCCGTTAACCCTGCGGATGGGGAGGTCATGGTGATTGAGATGAACCCCAGGGTTTCAAGGTCATCAGCTCTTGCATCAAAGGCGACTGGGTTCCCTATAGCCAAGATGGCAGCAAAACTCTCAGTAGGTTATACGTTGGACCAGATTCCAAATGATATCACAAAGAAGACGCCTGCTAGCTTTGAGCCCTCCATTGACTATGTTGTCACAAAG ATACCGCGATTTGCGTTCGAGAAATTCCCTGGTTCTGAACCAATATTAACCACACAGATGAAGTCTGTTGGTGAGTCAATGGCATTAGGGCGGACCTTCCAGGAATCTTTCCAGAAAGCTGTTCGTTCATTGGAGACTGGCTTTGCAGGGTGGGGTTGTGCGCCCATCAAGGAACTTGACTGGGACTGGGAAAAGATAAAATATAGCTTACGTGTACCTAATCCAGATCGTATCCATGCTGTTTATGCTGCTTTCAAAAAAGGCATGAGGGTTGAAGACATTCATGAAATTAGTTTTATTGATAAATGGTTCCTTACAGAGCTCAAGGAGCTAGTTGATGTTGAGCAGTTCCTTATTTCAAAGAACTTAGACCAGCTCTCAAAAGATGACTTCTATCAAGTGAAGAGGAGGGGTTTTAGTGACAAGCAGATTGCATTTGCGACATCTTCGTCAGAAAGTGATGTGAGAGCGAGGCGTTCTGCATTAGGAGTCACTCCAACATACAAGCGTGTTGATACCTGTGCCGCTGAGTTTGAAGCCAACACCCCGTATATGTACTCTTCATATGAGTATGAATGTGAGTCAGCTCCAACTAATCGGAAGAAAGTCTTAATATTGGGTGGTGGACCCAATAGGATAGGGCAGGGTATTGAGTTTGATTACTGCTGTTGCCATGCCTCATTTGCGCTCCGAGAG GCCGGATATGAGACTATAATGATGAACTCCAATCCGGAGACTGTCTCAACTGACTACGATACCAGCGACCGGCTGTACTTTGAACCATTGACAGTTGAGGATGTAACAAATGTCATTGATTTGGAGCGCCCAGATGGTATAATTGTGCAGTACGGAGGGCAAACTCCTCTAAAGCTCGCCCTTCCGATACAACGCCATCTAGAGGAGAAGAAGCTGCGGTCTGCTTCAGGCACAGGATTTGTGAAGATATGGGGAACGTCACCCGATTCTATTGATGCCGCAGAGGACAGAAAAAGATTTAACGCAATTCTTGAAGAGCTTGGGATTGAGCAACCTAAAGGAGGGATAGCAAGAAGTGAGTCTGATGCGTTGTCAATTGCTTCAGAAGTAGGCTACCCTGTTGTTGTCCGGCCCTCATATGTTCTTGGTGGACGAGCAATGGAGATTGTGTACAATGATGAAAAATTGATAAAGTACCTTGCGACTGCAGTGCAAGTAGATCCAGAACGGCCTGTCCTGGTGGATAAATATCTGAATGATGCAATTGAAATTGATATTGATGCATTGGCAGACTCAGTTGGGAATGTTGTGATCGGTGGAATTATGGAGCATATTGAGCAGGCTGGTATACATTCTGGTGATTCTGCATGTTCTCTTCCCACTAGAACGGTCTCAACCAAGTGCTTGGATATTATTCGGTCATGGACCACAAAGCTTGCAAAGCGTCTCAATGTCTGTGGGCTCATGAACTGCCAGTACGCTATCACTCCTACTGGTGAGGTGTACCTTCTTGAGGCAAATCCACGAGCTTCACGCACAGTCCCTTTTGTCTCAAAAGCAATTGGCCACCCGTTGGCTAAATATGCATCTCTGATCATGTCTGGAGTGACCTTGCCAGAGCTTGGGTTTACGAAAGAAGTGATTCCTAAGCATGTTTCTGTCAAGGAGGCTGTTCTTCCATTTGAGAAATTCCAAGGGTGTGACATTCTTCTTGGACCAGAGATGCGCAGCACTGGAGAGGTTATGGGCATTGACTATGAGTTTTCTGGCGCgtttgcaaaggctcagattgccGCTGGACAGATACTCCCTGTAAGTGGCACTGTGTTTGTTAGCCTAAACGACTTGACGAAACGCCACCTTGCTGAAATTGGGCGTGGGTTCCGTGAACTTGGGTTCAACATCATTGCAACATCTGGAACAGCCAAAGTACTTCAGCTTGAGGGCATCCCAGTGGAGCCAGTTCTGAAGATACACGAGGGGCGACCAAATGCCAGAGATATGCTCAAGAATGGTCAGATACAGGTGATGGTGATAACAAGCTCAGGCGATGACCTTGACTCGAGAGATGGCCTCCAGCTGCGTAGGCTAGCTCTGGCCTACAAGGTGCCCATAATCACAACTGTGGATGGTGCACGGGCTACCATGGACGCCATCAAGAGTATGAAGAACAAGTCAATTGAGATTCTTGCATTGCAAGACTATTTCCAGCCTGCCGATGCACCACAGAAGCTGCCCGCCGCACAAGTTGCCCCTTAG
- the LOC109761891 gene encoding IQ domain-containing protein IQM1, whose amino-acid sequence MSSLRPLNTEPSFLHSPKLQSPRDACAAPLRSPSPRVVAGPPKKRMARAGGLLERSLSFKNWEAEVGADEPEAATRSINGARPGTLLLHSPGSKQQQSPSKAHFVSPRPQAELDDAATKVQKLFKGHRTRRNLADCAIVVEELWWKAYDSASLNIKSISFFDEAKQETAASRWSRAGKRIAKVGKGLSKDEKAQKLALQHWLEAIDPRHRYGHNLHLYYDIWSASSSTEPFFYWLDIGAGKDVHHQKCPRSKLYSQLIMYLGPNERARYEVIVDQGKLMYRRSGLLVETTEDSKWIFVLSTTRSLYIGQKKKGKFQHSSFLAGAATTAAGRLVAKDGILKAIWPYSGHYLPTEENFREFISFLEENNVDLANVKRCSVDDDEYPSFKKTSDEPTEMEEHDEKPTEAQHDGTLNSSQIELPEMDIIKEMVAEDNAETEAAATKMASLPSFKWATAAGARIGCVRDYPADLQSMALEHVNLSPRVVPSPSANRLPIPSPRPSPKIRLSPRLHYMGLPTPTGRRLPIPSPEIRRQQFMGFQTPEVSLTLPKHKAK is encoded by the exons ATGTCCTCGCTGAGGCCGCTCAACACGGAACCAAGTTTTCTCCACTCCCCGAAGCTGCAGAGCCCGAGGGATGCCTGCGCCGCGCCGCTGAGGTCGCCGTCGCCGAGGGTCGTCGCCGGCCCGCCAAAGAAGAGGATGGCGCGCGCCGGAGGCCTCCTCGAGAGGTCGCTCAGCTTCAAGAACTGGGAGGCGGAGGTTGGCGCCGATGAGCCAGAGGCGGCGACCCGGTCCATCAACGGCGCGCGCCCCGGGACCCTCCTGCTCCACAGCCCCGGAAGCAAGCAGCAGCAGTCGCCGTCCAAGGCGCACTTCGTCTCTCCAAGGCCTCAGGCCGAGCTGGACGACGCGGCCACCAAGGTCCAGAAGCTCTTCAAGGGCCACCGGACCCGGAGGAACCTCGCGGACTGCGCCATTGTCGTGGAGGAGCTCTG GTGGAAGGCCTACGATTCCGCATCACTCAACATCAAGTCCATCTCCTTCTTTGACGAGGCCAAGCAGGAGACGGCTGCTTCCCGCTGGTCAAGGGCTGGGAAGAGGATTGCCAAGGTCGGCAAGGGGCTCTCCAAAGACGAGAAGGCCCAGAAACTGGCACTGCAGCATTGGCTCGAAGCT ATTGACCCGCGCCATCGCTACGGCCACAATttgcacctctactacgacatctGGTCCGCGAGTTCCAGCACAGAGCCCTTCTTCTACTG GCTGGATATCGGAGCCGGGAAAGACGTGCATCACCAAAAGTGTCCGAGAAGCAAGCTGTATTCCCAATTGATTATGTACCTCGGACCA AACGAGAGGGCAAGGTATGAGGTTATTGTGGATCAAGGGAAGCTCATGTACAGGAGAAGCGGGCTTCTCGTAGAAACCACCGAGGATTCCAAATGGATATTTGTGCTGAGCACAACTAGATCACTATACATCGGGCAG AAGAAGAAGGGTAAATTTCAGCACTCAAGTTTCCTGGCCGGGGCGGCGACAACCGCTGCCGGTAGGTTGGTTGCCAAAGATGGCATTCTTAAGGCAATATGGCCTTACAGCGGCCACTACCTCCCAACAGAGGAGAACTTCAGGGAGTTCATCAGTTTCTTGGAGGAGAACAATGTGGATCTAGCTAACGTCAAG AGGTGTTCCGTGGACGACGACGAGTACCCATCGTTCAAGAAGACCTCAGACGAGCCTACTGAAATGGAAGAACATGACGAGAAGCCCACCGAGGCGCAACATGATGGGACCCTCAACAGCTCGCAAATTGAACTGCCTGAGATGGACATCATCAAGGAAATGGTTGCCGAGGACAACGCGGAGACCGAGGCAGCAGCGACCAAGATGGCCAGTCTCCCATCCTTCAAATGGGCAACCGCTGCTGGCGCGCGGATCGGCTGTGTCCGCGACTACCCGGCTGATCTCCAGAGCATGGCTCTCGAGCATGTCAACCTGTCACCAAGAGTGGTGCCGTCTCCGAGCGCGAATCGGCTGCCCATCCCGTCACCTCGGCCCAGCCCCAAGATCAGGCTGTCTCCCCGGCTGCACTACATGGGCCTTCCTACCCCCACCGGCCGCCGGCTCCCGATCCCGAGCCCGGAAATCAGGAGGCAGCAGTTCATGGGctttcagacaccggaagtgtctCTCACTCTCCCCAAGCACAAGGCCAAGTGA